One Salarias fasciatus chromosome 9, fSalaFa1.1, whole genome shotgun sequence DNA segment encodes these proteins:
- the LOC115394597 gene encoding copine-3-like isoform X2: MAVVQAPGPSATSNCVTKVALSISCEHLLDMDAFSKSDPLCVLLMNSSGPHWSEIGRTEKIQNCLNPKFSKALLLDYYFEMVQKLRFEVYDIDSDNGSLQDADFLGALECTLGQIVSSRKITKPLLLKDKTPAGKGTITICAEERTDSRVVAFETAARKLDKKDFFGKSDPFLEFYKQTDTGWQLAHRTEVVKSNLNPVWRPFRIPIQSLCGGDVEKSIKVECYDHNNSGSHDFIGSFQTTLSQIQQASQSYAAEFECINSKKKQKKKGYKNSGVVIVKQCKIIKEYTFLDYIMGGCQINFTIAIDFTGSNGDPKSPASLHYINPHGFNEYLAAIWAVGNVIQDYDSDKMFPVLGFGAQIPPTWQVSHEFPVNFNPANPFCQGIEGVVSAYQQCLPQVKLYGPTNFSPVINHVAQFGRQAMQQQTAAQYFVLLIITDGVITDMDETRNAIVRASQLPMSIIIVGVGGADFSAMEFLDGDDGILRGATGEAAMRDIVQFVPFRQFQNAGTAALAQSVLAELPDQVGSFFNLFDLKPPSEPAPS; the protein is encoded by the exons ATGGCGGTGGTTCAAGCTCCGGGGCCCAGCGCCACTTCCAACTGTGTCACCAAGGTGGCGCTGAGCATCTCCTGCGAACACCTGCTGGACATggacgccttctccaagtcggACCCGCTGTGCGTGCTCCTGATGAACTCCTCGGGGCCACACTGGAGCGAG ATCGGCCGGACAGAGAAAATCCAGAACTGCCTTAATCCAAAGTTTTCCAAGGCCCTCCTTCTCGACTACTACTTTGAGATGGTGCAGAAGCTGAGGTTTGAAGTTTACGACATCGACAGTGACAACGGCAGTCTGCAAGATGCTGACTTCCTGGGGGCACTGGAGTGCACACTGGGACAG ATCGTGTCCtcaagaaaaataacaaaacccCTTCTGCTGAAGGACAAGACGCCGGCAGGGAAAGgaaccatcact ATATGTGCAGAAGAAAGAACTGACAGCAGAGTCGTGGCGTTTGAGACCGCTGCCAGAAAACTGGACAAAAAG GACTTCTTTGGAAAGTCAGACCCGTTCCTGGAGTTCTACAAGCAGACAGACACCGGCTGGCAGCTGGCTCACAGGACAGAG GTGGTGAAAAGCAACCTAAACCCCGTGTGGAGACCTTTCCGAATCCCTATACAGTCGCTGTGTGGAGGTGACGTAGAGAAGTCCATAaag GTGGAGTGTTACGACCACAACAACAGCGGCTCGCACGACTTCATCGGGTCGTTCCAGACGACGCTCAGCCAGATTCAGCAGGCGTCACAGTCGTATGCG GCTGAGTTTGAGTGCATCAACAgcaaaaagaagcagaagaagaaaggataCAAAAACTCCGGGGTCGTCATCGTTAAACAGTGCAAG ATCATAAAGGAGTACACCTTTCTGGATTACATCATGGGCGGCTGTCAGATTAACTTCACT ATTGCGATTGATTTCACCGGCTCCAACGGCGACCCCAAGTCGCCCGCGTCGCTCCACTACATCAACCCTCACGGCTTCAACGAGTACCTGGCCGCCATCTGGGCGGTCGGTAACGTCATCCAGGACTACGACAG tgacaAGATGTTCCCGGTTCTGGGTTTCGGAGCACAGATCCCTCCTACTTGGCAG GTTAGCCACGAGTTTCCCGTCAACTTCAACCCAGCCAATCCTTTCTGCCAAG gtATCGAGGGCGTCGTCAGCGCCTACCAGCAGTGTCTGCCGCAGGTGAAGCTTTACGGGCCCACCAACTTCTCCCCGGTCATCAACCACGTGGCCCAGTTCGGCAGACAGGCCATGCAGCAGCAGACCGCCGCG CAATACTTCGTCCTGCTGATCATCACCGACGGCGTGATCACGGACATGGACGAGACGCGCAACGCCATCGTGCGGGCCTCGCAGCTGCCCATGTCCATCATCATCGtcggggtgggcggggccgactTCTCCGCCATGGAGTTCCTGGACGGCGACGACGGCATCCTGCGCGGGGCCACGGGAGAAGCTGCCATGCGGGACATTGTGCAGTTTGTGCCGTTCAGACAGTTCCAGAAC GCTGGCACTGCAGCCCTCGCTCAAAGCGTTTTGGCAGAGTTGCCTGACCAAGTGGGCTCCTTCTTCAATTTATTTGACCTGAAGCCCCCGAGCGAGCCCGCTCCTTCCTAG
- the LOC115394597 gene encoding copine-3-like isoform X1: MAVVQAPGPSATSNCVTKVALSISCEHLLDMDAFSKSDPLCVLLMNSSGPHWSEIGRTEKIQNCLNPKFSKALLLDYYFEMVQKLRFEVYDIDSDNGSLQDADFLGALECTLGQIVSSRKITKPLLLKDKTPAGKGTITICAEERTDSRVVAFETAARKLDKKDFFGKSDPFLEFYKQTDTGWQLAHRTEVVKSNLNPVWRPFRIPIQSLCGGDVEKSIKVECYDHNNSGSHDFIGSFQTTLSQIQQASQSYAAEFECINSKKKQKKKGYKNSGVVIVKQCKIIKEYTFLDYIMGGCQINFTIAIDFTGSNGDPKSPASLHYINPHGFNEYLAAIWAVGNVIQDYDSDKMFPVLGFGAQIPPTWQVSHEFPVNFNPANPFCQGIEGVVSAYQQCLPQVKLYGPTNFSPVINHVAQFGRQAMQQQTAAQYFVLLIITDGVITDMDETRNAIVRASQLPMSIIIVGVGGADFSAMEFLDGDDGILRGATGEAAMRDIVQFVPFRQFQNSPQEALAQSVLAEVPGQVASFFNTMNLKPPQGNAPPPDAPPPDPLASAPPPL; this comes from the exons ATGGCGGTGGTTCAAGCTCCGGGGCCCAGCGCCACTTCCAACTGTGTCACCAAGGTGGCGCTGAGCATCTCCTGCGAACACCTGCTGGACATggacgccttctccaagtcggACCCGCTGTGCGTGCTCCTGATGAACTCCTCGGGGCCACACTGGAGCGAG ATCGGCCGGACAGAGAAAATCCAGAACTGCCTTAATCCAAAGTTTTCCAAGGCCCTCCTTCTCGACTACTACTTTGAGATGGTGCAGAAGCTGAGGTTTGAAGTTTACGACATCGACAGTGACAACGGCAGTCTGCAAGATGCTGACTTCCTGGGGGCACTGGAGTGCACACTGGGACAG ATCGTGTCCtcaagaaaaataacaaaacccCTTCTGCTGAAGGACAAGACGCCGGCAGGGAAAGgaaccatcact ATATGTGCAGAAGAAAGAACTGACAGCAGAGTCGTGGCGTTTGAGACCGCTGCCAGAAAACTGGACAAAAAG GACTTCTTTGGAAAGTCAGACCCGTTCCTGGAGTTCTACAAGCAGACAGACACCGGCTGGCAGCTGGCTCACAGGACAGAG GTGGTGAAAAGCAACCTAAACCCCGTGTGGAGACCTTTCCGAATCCCTATACAGTCGCTGTGTGGAGGTGACGTAGAGAAGTCCATAaag GTGGAGTGTTACGACCACAACAACAGCGGCTCGCACGACTTCATCGGGTCGTTCCAGACGACGCTCAGCCAGATTCAGCAGGCGTCACAGTCGTATGCG GCTGAGTTTGAGTGCATCAACAgcaaaaagaagcagaagaagaaaggataCAAAAACTCCGGGGTCGTCATCGTTAAACAGTGCAAG ATCATAAAGGAGTACACCTTTCTGGATTACATCATGGGCGGCTGTCAGATTAACTTCACT ATTGCGATTGATTTCACCGGCTCCAACGGCGACCCCAAGTCGCCCGCGTCGCTCCACTACATCAACCCTCACGGCTTCAACGAGTACCTGGCCGCCATCTGGGCGGTCGGTAACGTCATCCAGGACTACGACAG tgacaAGATGTTCCCGGTTCTGGGTTTCGGAGCACAGATCCCTCCTACTTGGCAG GTTAGCCACGAGTTTCCCGTCAACTTCAACCCAGCCAATCCTTTCTGCCAAG gtATCGAGGGCGTCGTCAGCGCCTACCAGCAGTGTCTGCCGCAGGTGAAGCTTTACGGGCCCACCAACTTCTCCCCGGTCATCAACCACGTGGCCCAGTTCGGCAGACAGGCCATGCAGCAGCAGACCGCCGCG CAATACTTCGTCCTGCTGATCATCACCGACGGCGTGATCACGGACATGGACGAGACGCGCAACGCCATCGTGCGGGCCTCGCAGCTGCCCATGTCCATCATCATCGtcggggtgggcggggccgactTCTCCGCCATGGAGTTCCTGGACGGCGACGACGGCATCCTGCGCGGGGCCACGGGAGAAGCTGCCATGCGGGACATTGTGCAGTTTGTGCCGTTCAGACAGTTCCAGAAC AGCCCTCAGGAAGCCCTCGCTCAGAGCGTCCTGGCGGAGGTCCCAGGTCAGGTGGCCAGCTTCTTCAACACCATGAATCTGAAGCCGCCGCAGGGCAACGCCCCTCCGCCCGACGCCCCTCCGCCCGACCCGTTGGCGTCGGCGCCGCCTCCTCTGTGA
- the LOC115394595 gene encoding copine-3-like, which produces MASAGAPPQGATPMATKVELTVSCDNLLDMDVFSKSDPLCALYIKTSGSQWYEFGRTEMILNCLNPRFAKKFVLDYYFEMVQSLKFCVYDIDNNTYNLDDDDFLGELECTLGQIVSNKQMTRPLLLKNKKYAGHGTITIAAEEITDNRVANFEVSARKLDKKCLWWSDPFLEFFKQTETGWQLAHRTEFVNNNLNPMWRPFRISLRALCGGDAEKPVKVDCYDHRFSGSHELIGSFQTTLAEMQLGTHISPAEFQCINQKKKAKKANYKNSGVVCIKQCQVVKEFTFLDYIMGGCQINFTIAIDFTGSNGDPSTPQSLHYINPDGYNEYLAAIWAVGNVIQDYDSTKMFPVFGFGAQVPPSRQVSHEFPVNFNPSNPFCAGIEGVVQAYQQCLPQLKLWGPTNFSPIINHVSCFARQAMAQKMAAQYYVLLIITDGVITDMDLTRTAIVQASRLPMSIIIVGVGAADFGAMEFLDSDDKLLAAPTGDIASRDIVQFVPFRQFQGSSVALAQSVLAELPDQLTSFFNSYKLKPPKMFGVSEPS; this is translated from the exons ATGGCCTCAGCAGGAGCCCCCCCTCAGGGAGCCACCCCAATGGCCACCAAGGTAGAGCTGACCGTCTCCTGTGACAACCTCCTGGACATGGACGTCTTCTCAAAGTCCGACCCGCTGTGTGCTCTGTACATCAAGACGTCGGGATCACAGTGGTACGAG TTTGGCCGCACAGAGATGATCCTGAACTGTCTGAATCCAAGGTTTGCGAAGAAGTTTGTTCTCGACTACTATTTCGAGATGGTGCAGAGCCTGAAGTTTTGCGTGTACGACATCGACAATAACACCTATAACCTGGACGATGACGACTTCCTGGGGGAGCTGGAGTGCACCCTGGGCCAG ATTGTGTCCAACAAGCAGATGACTCGacctctgctgctgaaaaacaagAAGTACGCAGGTCACGGCACAATCACA ATCGCTGCTGAAGAAATAACAGACAACAGAGTGGCAAACTTTGAAGTTTCTGCACGAAAACTGGACAAAAAG TGTTTGTGGTGGTCCGATCCTTTCCTGGAATTCTTCAAGCAGACGGAGACCGGATGGCAGCTGGCTCACAGGACAGAG TTTGTAAACAACAACTTGAATCCCATGTGGAGACCCTTCCGCATCTCGCTGCGAGCCCTCTGTGGAGGAGATGCAGAGAAACCCGTAAAg GTCGACTGCTACGACCACCGCTTCAGCGGCTCCCACGAGCTCATTGGGAGTTTCCAGACCACGTTAGCAGAGATGCAATTGGGGACTCACATTTCGCCG GCTGAGTTCCAGTGTATTAACCAAAAGAAGAAAGCGAAGAAGGCAAACTATAAAAACTCTGGGGTCGTCTGCATCAAGCAGTGCCAG GTGGTTAAAGAATTTACCTTCCTGGATTATATCATGGGCGGCTGCCAGATCAACTTCACG ATCGCCATCGACTTCACGGGCTCCAACGGGGATCCCAGCACTCCCCAGTCGCTCCACTACATCAACCCCGACGGCTACAACGAATACCTGGCAGCCATCTGGGCCGTGGGCAACGTCATCCAGGACTACGACAG CACTAAGATGTTCCCGGTGTTTGGTTTCGGAGCTCAGGTCCCTCCATCCAGGCAG GTTTCGCACGAATTTCCCGTCAACTTCAATCCGTCCAACCCGTTCTGTGCAG gTATCGAAGGCGTGGTGCAGGCCTACCAGCAGTGTCTCCCTCAGCTGAAGCTCTGGGGCCCCACCAACTTCTCTCCCATCATCAACCACGTGTCCTGCTTCGCCCGGCAAGCCATGGCGCAGAAAATGGCCGCA CAATACTACGTGCTGCTCATCATCACGGACGGCGTGATCACCGACATGGACCTGACGCGCACCGCCATCGTGCAGGCCTCCCGCCTGCCCATGTCCATCATCATCGTGGGCGTCGGAGCAGCAGACTTCGGCGCCATGGAGTTCCTGGACAGCGACGACAAGCTGCTGGCCGCCCCCACCGGCGACATCGCCTCCAGAGACATCGTCCAGTTCGTGCCTTTCCGGCAGTTCCAG GGCAGCAGCGTGGCTCTGGCCCAGAGCGTCCTGGCAGAACTTCCTGATCAGCTCACTTCCTTTTTCAACTCTTACAAATTGAAGCCTCCCAAAATGTTTGGCGTTTCAGAACCGTCCTAA